TACTTGTTGTGCAGAAGAGCTCATTTGTAAGCTGGCGGAAGCTATGTTATCAGCTCCTTGCATAATAATACCCATAATATCTCTCAGACGCACTACCATCTCATTGAGTGCAGTGTCTAACTCACCTTCTATCTTATGGTTTTGATCTAATGAAAGATCCCCTTCTGACACCCGTTTAGCCAATGAAACACTATTATTCAGTTTCCCAACCATGTATCGTATCTGATCCAATAAAGCCCCTATTTCATCTTGATTGTATTTATCAATGGTGATTGAAAAATTACCTGCAGCCAGTGAAGTAATAGCATTTTGTGCTTGTTGAAGCGATTTTTTTAGTGAAGTAATAATCCAAAAGATAATCCCTGCGGATATCAGAGCACCTACAATAATCAAAATGAACATATTTGTTTGTCCATGTTCATAAATTGCAGCAGTTTCTTCTTTGGCTTTTGATAAAGATTCCTCATTACGTTTCACTATCTTACTCATGATAGTGGTAGCATCTACTGTCACTTTTCGGGTAACAGTAGAAGAAAGTGTATAAGCAGCTTGGTTGCTAGAATCTGTATTAACAGTAAATGCCAGATGCTTGATTTTAGTGAAGTTCTTGTTATAATCTTTCCATACAATCAGAAACTGCTCTATTAGTTCTTTATCTTCCTTACTAGACAAAGATTGCAACTCTTCAAGCCGTTTGTTCATCTCCTCATTCCGAGCTTCACTGTCATCTATCCAGTCCTGCATCTGGTCCCGATCACGAGTAATAATGATGTCTTTTTCCCGTTTGGTAATGAATTGTACATCTTCTGCAATTTTTGCCGATAGAGTTATTAATCGGGCATTTACATCAACAATTTCATTTACCCTCGTATTGATAGTACTGGTATTGCGATTACCCAAAAAGAAGATTGTTGCTGACAAAAAAAGTAATACTGAGAAAGCAAGTATTAATTTGGCCTTTATTGAAAATTGCATGCGTAACTGAAATTTAAAATAGACAAATCTTATTTATATGAGTACCCTCCTGCTGTGTTCTAAAATTAAGCTCACATAAGATATTTCACTTTAATCTTATCATGCTCTAATTTCTCCTGCTCAATGAAGGGAACAGAAGATTTCTTTATAATCTGAAGATGCTTGGGTGAGTTATTTATCTTCTGCAAATCCCTGATTATAAATAGATGAAGTCAATGCTGGCTGTTTACATAGTGGATAGCCAAAAGTAGAAAGAAAAGAAATGCCGAATGGTTGCTATTTTGAGGGTATTATTACCAGTCAGGGGATATTATCAATAATGACAACCTGGTATTGCAATGCAGAGAAATACTTTCAGATATTACATCTTTATTTATAGTCAGTGATGGAAGTAGCTGTATAATTTTATAAGGTTGTAAAAATAGATTTTAAGTTACGATTTCACCTATTTACTGATCTCTATATCTGCTGGCTATCGATTAACAAATAGGCTTCCTTGCCCTGAACCTATCCTTTTTACTTCTTTTAAATCTAGTAGCAATTTGGGGATCCAACTATATTGTCCTGTTTTTCATACCCTATCTATACCACAAACAAATGCACTATCTCTCTGTCTGCAGGTAGGATTCTATCTTAAACTGACCAACTAATTACATATAGGAGAACCGGCAGGCTTTTAGCATTTTTATATAAAACTCCCACTAAAATGTTGGTAAAAGGAGTAAACAGACTTCAGAAAAATGTATAGTAAGTACAAACTAACCTTTTCTGTACTATACTTCTTCCTAATATGAGCAGAATTATGGATAGTAACGATAGATCTGTTCATCTATTTTGTTAAGTTATTCAACTTTTGAATCGATAGAGATAAGGCGCCTTGTGTGCACCACCTGTCCATTTCTTATCTAATCTTTCCAGGATATTTAAATCCAGCATTTTACGTTGAAAACTGGTTCGATTTAATTTTTCACCAAGTATTGTCTCATATAATGTTTGTAAGTCCCCCATTGTAAAAGTCTCAGGCAAAAGGTTAGTCCCAATGAGCTTATGATCCAGATTATCTCGTAATGTCTGTAACGCTTTGTTTACCATAGTACTATGATCCAGCATCAGAGAAGGCAGGTTATTCAGATCATGCCACTCACACTGATCAGACAACAAATCCGGAATAGGTACTGCTTGTGTGAAATCAACCAATGCATAATATCCTACAGACACAAACCGCCGTAATAACCAATGATCGTGAGGAGGCACATGTCCCTTGCCTAACATGATAGCTTCCAAAGGGGTAGGATCATGACGTGTTACATCACCAAATACATAATATTGTTCCAGATAAATATCATGTAATCCTGTACGTTCTGTCAAAGCTCTACGAGCAGCATCATTCAGATTCTCATCATTTTTAATAAAACCAGCAGGAAGAGCAAATAAGCCGGTATTCTTATATTCCAATAGGAGAATCTTCAACTGATTTTCATGAAATCCAAAAATGACCAGATCTATTGCCAGTCCTGGCAAAAAGCCTTCACCACTGGGAGGAAGAAGCGAGGAAGAATTATTCATCTATAGACAAAATTAACAACCAGATAGGGTGCACAAAAATGTATAGTACCTTTCAAACTTTTATTGTCGCAATTTGCAACATTATTTTTGGAAGTTCCCAATTTGTTTTTTACTATTGTTCACTATTGCGACAATATAAAAAATTATTTCAATAATCGAATTGTTTAATACCATTCACCTTTATGAAAACACTCCTATTATTACTGGCTGCGACTACTCAGTTGGTCTCAATGGCTATAGCGCAGGCACCCAAAACTACTTCAGACAAGGCCAATCAGGTTAAGACAGCCAATGGTCTTGTAGAAGGTACAACAGAAAAAAGTGGTATCCGTTCATTTAAAGGTATCCCATTTGCCGCTCCACCAATAGGTGATCTTCGTTGGAGAGAACCTCAACCAGTTAAAAACTGGACGGGAGTGCTTAAAACAGACAAATTTGGTCCCAGAGCTATGCAACGTCCAATTTTTGGTGATATGGGTTTCCGTTCCAATGGCATGAGTGAAGATTGTTTGTATCTGAATGTATGGACTCCCGCTAAATCCGGAAATGAAAAACTACCCGTACTGGTATACTTCTATGGTGGCGGCTTTGTAGCTGGCGATGGTTCTGAAGCCCGTTATGATGGAGAAAGCATGGCACAGAAAGGAATTGTAGCACTTACCGTAAATTATCGTTTAGGAGTATTTGGATTTCTGGCACATCCAGAACTTACCAAAGAATCACCTAATAAAGCATCGGGTAACTATGGCCTAATGGACCAGACGGCCGCATTGCGTTGGGTACAACAAAACATTGCAGCCTTTGGCGGTGATCCAAAACGAGTTACTATTGCAGGTGAATCTGCGGGCTCCTTCGCAGTAAGTGCACAGATGGCATCTCCACATTCTAAAAACCTGATTGCAGGTGCCATTGGAGAAAGTGGATCATTACTTTCTCTGCAACCCTTGATGCCCCTTAGTCAAGCAGAGCAGACCGGTGTAAAGTTTGCGACAGACGCAGGAGCTAACTCCCTGGCAGCATTACGTGCTATACCAGCAGAACAATTGTTGGAAGCAACGGCAAAACCAGGTACACCATGGTTCTCCGCTATTGTAGATGGATACTTTTTCCCTACTTCCCCTGCTGATATTTTTAAGGCGGGTCAGCAGGCTCATGTACCTTTATTAGGTGGTTGGAATTCAGAAGAAATGAATTATCGGTTCATTATGGGCCAGGAAGCCCCTACTACTGAAAATTATACAAAAGCGGTACAGAAACTATATGGAGACAAAGCAACAGAAGCACTAAAACTTTATCCTGCATCTTCAGAAAACGAAGTAACTCAATCCGCTACAGATCTGGCTGGTGACCGGTTTATTGGATATAGTACCTGGAAATGGCTGGATGTACATAACCAAACAGGCGGAAAACCTGTGTATCGCTACTATTATACACGTCCCAGACCTCCAATGAAAGCAGCAATGGGTAATGCAGCCCCTGGCCTTGCAGGTGGTGTAGTAAAAAATACGGAT
The DNA window shown above is from Xanthocytophaga agilis and carries:
- a CDS encoding HAMP domain-containing methyl-accepting chemotaxis protein codes for the protein MQFSIKAKLILAFSVLLFLSATIFFLGNRNTSTINTRVNEIVDVNARLITLSAKIAEDVQFITKREKDIIITRDRDQMQDWIDDSEARNEEMNKRLEELQSLSSKEDKELIEQFLIVWKDYNKNFTKIKHLAFTVNTDSSNQAAYTLSSTVTRKVTVDATTIMSKIVKRNEESLSKAKEETAAIYEHGQTNMFILIIVGALISAGIIFWIITSLKKSLQQAQNAITSLAAGNFSITIDKYNQDEIGALLDQIRYMVGKLNNSVSLAKRVSEGDLSLDQNHKIEGELDTALNEMVVRLRDIMGIIMQGADNIASASLQMSSSAQQVSQGATEQAASIEEVSTSIEQMTSNINQNTDNAQQTEKIALQAADDINNGNQSVGNTVSSMKTIAEKITIVGEISRQTNLLALNAAVEAARAGEHGKGFAVVAAEVRKLAERSQLAALEIDELSKASVVTAEMSGNILEQLVPNIQKTSRLVQEISAASIEQNSGAEQISMAIQQLNQVIQQNAASSEEMATSAEELSAQAEQLKEAIAFFRIEKNSYQKIQKITEKNNKSIRTSFTPVQTKNTTNVPKASTKGVTIHMGEDNLDEEYEKY
- a CDS encoding carboxylesterase/lipase family protein, producing MKTLLLLLAATTQLVSMAIAQAPKTTSDKANQVKTANGLVEGTTEKSGIRSFKGIPFAAPPIGDLRWREPQPVKNWTGVLKTDKFGPRAMQRPIFGDMGFRSNGMSEDCLYLNVWTPAKSGNEKLPVLVYFYGGGFVAGDGSEARYDGESMAQKGIVALTVNYRLGVFGFLAHPELTKESPNKASGNYGLMDQTAALRWVQQNIAAFGGDPKRVTIAGESAGSFAVSAQMASPHSKNLIAGAIGESGSLLSLQPLMPLSQAEQTGVKFATDAGANSLAALRAIPAEQLLEATAKPGTPWFSAIVDGYFFPTSPADIFKAGQQAHVPLLGGWNSEEMNYRFIMGQEAPTTENYTKAVQKLYGDKATEALKLYPASSENEVTQSATDLAGDRFIGYSTWKWLDVHNQTGGKPVYRYYYTRPRPPMKAAMGNAAPGLAGGVVKNTDANAIKMPPATGAVHSAEIEYAMGNLPHNQVYEWSSDDYKVSETMQNYFANFIKTGNPNGKGLPEWPVMKNAKGDQVMYIDVTSGVQTDKNRARYLFLEQATTK
- a CDS encoding NUDIX hydrolase, giving the protein MNNSSSLLPPSGEGFLPGLAIDLVIFGFHENQLKILLLEYKNTGLFALPAGFIKNDENLNDAARRALTERTGLHDIYLEQYYVFGDVTRHDPTPLEAIMLGKGHVPPHDHWLLRRFVSVGYYALVDFTQAVPIPDLLSDQCEWHDLNNLPSLMLDHSTMVNKALQTLRDNLDHKLIGTNLLPETFTMGDLQTLYETILGEKLNRTSFQRKMLDLNILERLDKKWTGGAHKAPYLYRFKS